Sequence from the Seriola aureovittata isolate HTS-2021-v1 ecotype China chromosome 6, ASM2101889v1, whole genome shotgun sequence genome:
tgatttgctgatcattttggctgtgttacagctgaaggtatggatttctgcaagaaagtgtcttttttgacatatttttaaaatctaatgtcagttactgttacaggtctattatacactggtaacacattttgtacccgctggggttcctcgcgtccaaaaaaggacacacaaagaaaatgctataaaatcatcatatatcaatatttttttctcctttttttgcataaatctcttaaaccacttcagttctgctcaaacctaccaaatgattattagttttcaggattttaaccctttaaatgccagtttgaagacatgttgcctcttgttttattaaaaaaaacaagacagaatatgagatatttcccacataatacatgatggagggatgtgacattgttttatatcagagtcttttatatcaagacatttctcaaaaccagaatatgatcacggtgacttttgaacactggaaataaatcatgtactcatcccggcagtagcccccgtagcactcaaaatttccctggaattttctagtttagTATTAATGCTACGCCCCCTCCTCTAACACCTTAATTGTTTATTTcctacatgtgttttttttttctctctccctctgaaatcaaaatataataatatatctctGTAGTAGTGTATGCTATCATAATACATTATGTTATGCTAGCTTATATTATGTTGTCTACATGTTGTGGCTTTTACATTGTGTTGACCTGTCACCGTACCCCATAACTCAGCTCCAACAACAAGTTACTGTATAGAACTCTAATTTTCTCACTCCACctgttgtgttctgtgttgtGGATCCAGAAAAAGGTGGAGGACATGTTGATTTTTGGCTTGGTTTATAGCAGTGATTACACTTAATTGCACAGGCTGTAAATCCCATTATCCTGCCAGCAGGCGACAGTATATTTTGGGAGATATACTTTACTGGCAGATAGGGAGTTTCCTAACATGGCAAATGCTCATAGATCAGGATTGTCCAGTTTCTAAGATACAGTATCTGGTCTGGATCTGACTATCCAAAGGGCTGCCCCATGCCAGCCTGCACACAGAGGTACACATTAAATACacgtctgttttattttttttctcttgttaataaaaacaaagcattgAGGGAAAAGAGTTGCAGTCCTTCAAAGCAGCCACAAAAATGATATTGAGTTAGTCAGCTACTGATACTCACTGCAGCCCACCACCAGGCATCTGGGATACTGCTGATGGAAGATCCCTCAGTTTCCCTCTCGGCCGAATGCATGAGTTCCGAGAAAGTGAAGATTCCCATGGCAATAAAAAGGAGAAGGCAAGAGGCTTGCTGGTAACACTGCCGCAGAGTGAACCCAAATGCTCTCATGCCGGTTGAGTGTCGAGCCAGCTTAAAAATCCGAAAGACCCTCATCAGCTTGACCCCTTTGAGGACATGACTTATGTTGCTGGCCTGAGATATGACCCTGAGGTCTTCCTGTCCGTTCACGTCCCCGGTGTCAGTGAAGGATGTGAAGATGATCTGAAGGAGATAAGGCATGACCGCCACCATGTCCACAAAGTTGAGTCCACTCTTGAAAAACATTATGATGTTAGGAGTGCTGACAAGGCGAATTAAATATTCAAAGGCAAAGAAAACAATGGTGATGATCTCCACCCATTCCATGTGCGTTTTGCCGTTAATTCTATATATTTGAAGTTCCTCCACAGTGCTGAGGGTCATCGCCATGACGGAGAAGAGCAAAGAAAGGTTAGAGAGCACGGTGAAAGCCTTTGCCAGAGGTGAAGAGTATGGATCCTCCACAACGTTCCACAGACTCTTCCTCAAATCCCCAAATATCATGTCCTTGAAACAGTCATCGTTGTAATTCACCTCAATCTCGGCCATGAGCTCCTTCTCCACCTTCAGGTCGTCCTTCACCTCATCCACCTTCTCTTCGAACATTATAGAGCAGCAGCGCTGAGTGTCCTTCATGCTCAGACCCCAGTATGCAATTTCCTCCTCAAAGTTGATGGGGCACATTTCCCGTATGATCCACAACACTCCACTTGTGTAGAAATGGTAGATGTGGTGGAAGAAGGCAGGGTCATGGTCAAAGAAGAACTCATTCTTGCGCACTGAGTAGTCGTCACATAGTGTGAGGAGTTTTGCTCTGTCCCGGCAGAGAGCTAAGGAGCCTATCCGGGTGTTAGGATATTTAATGACACACTGTGTAGGGATATGAAACACTTTCCCTCCAACATTAACATTGATGCTCTGCTGCCGTTTAGGTCTCTCCTCAGCTTTAGGGCACTCTGCTTTGATGCCAGGACTGTCAAGATTCTCCAGAGAGCTCCAAGCTTTGACTGTTTTCTCCTGAGAAAATGGGAATGTTTTGTTGTCCTCTACACCCTTGGATAGATAGTTGATAGTAGAGCGGCGATTTTGTAAATTTCTCTGAAGCTGCGCTTGCTCTGAAGCCATGGCAACTGTGGTTCAAGACACAAAGtcaataaaactgaacaaaaagaaagaaaacaaaagtagGAAGCACCCCAGGAAACTTACTCTAGATGCACATCATACATTACTGAATCAACACAAAAGCTGCATCTTGTCCTGCAGGAACTGATACCCCCGTGAAaagcagcacttcctgttttgctgGCTCAATTGTGGCTGAGACTCTGTTGTCGAGAGAGTCGGGGGGAGAGCAAAAGACTCTCCTCTGACTGTTTCTGCGAAGACAAAGCAAAGGCATTTGATTTATCAGACTAGGAGAGCCAGGGCAAGGAGCAGGGATTTCATCCATTTAATCTCACGGTTTCCCTTCCAAGTTTCCTTAAGCAGTTGTAAATATATgggggagggtggtggtggcTGCATTAGGACACAAAGTTGATTTAAGGATTTTGAAGTGTCGAGACCAAGGGCCAACGGGCTTATGTTATATATTTACTTCTTGTTCCTCTTTTCAATGACCTTTTTTCTCACGTTCGTGTTGACTTTCATGTCATACTGTTTCCACACatctaaaaatattcaaaactaaGACTTTAAGTCTTGATAAAGGGGATGTATGATCTGCTTACAAATGGATCtttttgtaaaaagaaaacacttcatAATTAATTTGTGGTTTCACAGTACCTGTGATAATTTGCTATTAAATtggaatttattttgaaatattaactATTATATAGCTTTATACAGTGTCAACATACACCAGTGGTTGGCATTACATTCAACCATGGGCCATTTTTTTCTAGCATGGTTTATTTTACTGCCTCTATATCTATACAGGTATGATGGAGCTGTAAGGTTTCAATAGTTTTTGTTTGAgtgttattttaattaattcaagaACAAAATTGATTTATAAAAGGTTTTGTAGGTGTCGCTTTggggaaaaatgacaaatatatgaacacatattatattttctatgtTACACAGTGAGACAGGATATTTCATGGTCTATGGTTTTGCTCTCAAGGAAACAGTGGCCTGCTTCATTATATTGTAATTGTTCAGAAACAAGACAGTCGTGCTAGTAGCTTGTGAGGCTGTAGGGATtttggtgctttgagctaaatgctactGTAGGTAGGCTAACATGCTGTTTTTAAGCACCATCTTTTGGTGAGTCAGTACACTAACATTTTTAATTAGCACTTAACATACAGCTATTTAGTCATAAATCAACACATTGGAGAAACTGAAATGTTGGGATTGATGGTGCTAGATGACGAGTCAGACGAGTGGTTCCAATTCATTCTCAGCAAATTTCATGACTATCCATCCAGCTGCTGTTGAGGATCACCGAGATCAGTAGGCGTCATCCTGTGGCTGCCTTGGATATCCGTACCACATTTGATAGTAATCCATTTATTAGATTTGGAGATATTCCATCAAACGCCCAAACTGTCAACCTACCAGTGACTCTAGAGGATCAAGGGATCAGGAAATTGGCAGGATTAATCTTCTGCGAAGCATCAACGTCTGTTCTTAATTTCATTCAGTCCACCCAatggttgttgagatatttccatCTGGGGGACTGGGCCAACAGACCAACATGCCAACTCAAAAGCATTGCTAAAAATTGAGCCATTATCCGTCATACAAATTAACAATATCATATTGCCACTCAAAATATCACTGCTCACAAATAAAGAGGCACAATAATAAAAGCTAaaattttttgtttattcttgGACACCCTCAGACTGGACAAGAAGTAATCTGACTCTCCGCCAAGACAAGTCATTTGGAGGTGACTCACCTCAACTGACTGCGTGTGATCTTCTCTTGCTAACCTACTTGTCTAGCTCACAACTTACTATCTGACTAAACCTGCCAGGGACGGATTTACTGTAGAACATTATACACATAGCACAGACTACACACATTAACAGTCTATACAGAGTCGGAAGCTGATCGACGTTAAGAATCAGCAAAGGTATCATAAATATTAGGAAGATACCGCTGACCTCTTTGAACAACTGTCAAGTGTGCCATAGTCTGCCAGAGGCTTAAAAGGCTTTAATGTTACATTAGGCAAAAGATTTGCTGAAATTTGTGAcaaagctgctgcaggaaacaaacagctttatagtaaaataaacatcttataaataaatgtgctaAAAAGAATGAGGCTGCACCAAAATGTTGACTGTCACAGCGTTACCACCATAGTTATGATGCACTCAagatacaatttttttttttttttaaaccagaaaTTAtagagcagcaacagcagcatttaTACAGTGAACTTAATGCCAAATAAGTTTAATAGAGGAGAGGTTATCCATGCCTTTATATCCTTCAGGCATCGttactgtcatttattttttgccatgctaCCAGGGTGTCTCTCTGGATGGTAATGTCAGTCCGTCGGTCCACTACGTTGGTTCagaatgaaatatttcaacGACTACCATATAGACTGGCATGGAATTTGATACATATTGCCTATCCATGGTGCCCAGATGATTAATCCTGAAGTGTCCCAATAACTATTGGATGAAATTTGGTAAAGACATCCGTGCCCTCCTAAAGATGAATTGTAACTTTGGTGATACTGTTAGACTTTTAGTCTAGTGCCattatcaggtcaaaatttgcCAATACTTtgctttatgaccaaatactAAAGCTTCAGATGGGTTCAATGCCAAGTagaaatgttagcatgctaactcacTAAGCAATAATGCGTTAACATTTAGATCACAGCTCTCCTGTGCCAAACTACAGCTTTACATGGCTGTAGTCTTTATCTTGTAATTCTGTCCTAATCAATCAAAATATCCTTCAACTTCAGCTGATATAAAATGCTATCAGAGTATGAAAATACTCAATACATCAGTGTGAACAATTCAAACAACTTATATCTGCTTCCAACTACATTATTGTATGTTATCCATTTATTGAATGTCTATGTAATgcttataaatgttaaatatggtAAAACTAAATGCCATTTGTTACTTCACTACAAATTTTTTCAATTGCAAAAAGCTtgcttcttctcctgtgtttacTGTAGCAGGTTAAAATGCAGCACGTGGGGCTGGGGTTCATGGATCATTATCTTTTGCAACACAGCTTATAAGATGGAAATTTATTGCAGTATCCAGTGAATCAATTGTGGCATAGATTAAGTCAGTTTATGCAACAAGACACTGAAAAGTTAATTTGTAATGTAAATCAACAGGGAAGCAATAGTGGTGCACATTGTACCAACACAGGCTGCTTAGGTGATTCATGTTCTTATTTTCTACTTCGACCGCAGAAAGGAACAGGAAACCGAGTATGATGATTAATCTTTTTATCATGACCTTCCTACCTACCCGTGCAGAGGCACATAATGTTCactttttcctctcacacattCCAATAATAATCAGGTAATCATACTTAAACAGTGGTTAATAAACTACAGGCttgtttctgtaaatgtgaCACGCTTGAGATTTCATAGTGCGACAAAAGATAATGGACACAAATatgataggaaaaaaaaacaaacaaaaaaacataaaatatttatatatttaattcatttacagCATTTAACAGATTTATCCAGGGTGCAAACACAGTTCTACACTAACTGGAAAGCtactcaaaaaaacatttcttaaaaataaatatcaacCACTAAACTCAAACGTTTGAGCACACTTACAGAATTATCTTCCAACTAGTGccaagagtttttttttttttttttcatcattttatcagatcacaaaaacaacacaaaaagacTGGAATCAAACACAGCAAGTCAATCAGTCCAACATTCACTCCAACCAGAGTTCACACAAGAGCAAAACCATTtaacttcacaaaacacatttgttccCATTTTAGTACCAGCGCTCAGAAggcatcaaaacacaaaacccaCAACCAACCGTTTCTTTCCTCACACTGTTTAAACCAACTACATGTCAGTATTATTGCCATTCAACAAGCTAGGCTTAATATCTCCATTTTTCTGTATAGCATTGCTTTAGAGCTTTCACCTTGTACAGAGCTTTAGAAGTTCTGGTTTGTGGCTTTTCCTACTTTTGGACAAAGTCATGCAACTGCTTCCCTCTTTCCAGTTAGTTGCGCTCCCCAACTCTTTCCAGTgcttatgctaaactaagctaagctaaccagctgctgactcCAGCTACAGCATTTACAATACAGTGTATTTCTATTTGTACTATATCCAAAAGAAAATAGAGAACTATGCTCTGCTATCTGATCCTTTCCTCCAACattcaaagacaaaacatgaaGATAAAGCTAGACTTTTGTGACACTTGCTCTTGGTGACGGAGCTGAAAAAGCAGCAGTAGTTTAATAAGTACTCAGTAAGAGCTTGAAGTTTAACTATTAGTAAAACTGTATCACCATCCTCTTTGAAGGATGAATTTATCCAAAAGGATGTTACCACTATTCCAGATGTGGCGATGGAGTTATTGCAGATGTCCCCTGTGAGAATCAAATCTGATCTTTTAATTAAACTTTAAGGCCACTTTAAATGAACTTTTGCATCATTGTTGCATTAATCATCACAGCCAACCTCTGAATTTTTACAGTACATCTTACAGAAGTTAATTGTGTGCACAtcctgtccagtgtgtgtgtgtgtgtgtgtgtgtgtgtgtgtgtgtgtgtgtgtgtgtgtgtaaaaatgtggtTCTGGAAAAACATGCTGTTGCGGGAACTACAAACTCCAAACAGCAGGTTTGAGTACTTTAGCAGTTGTTTATGTGTCTATATGTATGTGGACAGATGTGTAACCACAATGGTGTCACAACGTTGCAAGATACACTCACAGAGCAGGTGTGCAGTTGAGATAAAAATGAAGGCAGAGTTCAAAGATGGTTGAAGTCTGTGCAAAAGGCAACATAAATTTCAATGCAATAATGCATCTCTTTATCTACAGTCTCATGCTGACAAACCAAGAGTGTGAAAATCCTGAAAGCctatgagcaaaaaaaaaagtttgatcaCAATACCCCTATTTGATCCATTCATAATGCTGCAAAAGTAAAGTTTGGGGAATTgcaataaactgaaataaacattCCAATGGGAATTGAGGACatgcaataaaacaataaaatataattctaCATAGGAACCTCTGCAAGGAAACATTGTTTGCTCAATTCAATGACTGATGGTTTTGTCCATAAAACCTCAAATAATACTGAAATATATTTGTCACCACTTCCCAGAGTCATCCCATTACTTGTTTGTCTGATCAATGGTCCAAACCccaaataaaattttattttactgtcaaatatttaaaaaaaaaaaagagaagcagaaaattCTTTAATTTGCcaattcatttgtttgtttatgactaactgatgaatcaattaatcgtttaaTGTCTAATCTTGCCAGATTACCTTTCCATTGATTATCTTGGAGACCTTAAAACTGTAACACAGCTGGCAACTTGTTGAGCAAAATGCTTGATTACAGGGTTTTAAACATAAGGCAACATCATCTTCTcatttaaagcacaaaaatatatgtatacTTGTTCACTGCTGCGCACAGCTTTCAGGGTGAAATTGGACAAtggtcgtcatcatcatcaacaagaTGTAATCTACTGTAGAGCCACCAGGGCTGAAAGTAATACTCTTTCAGAGCTGATGCAACAACAGTAATGACTGTTTGAAGGCCTTTTCCCCTCTCCCATCTCAGATATTTACCACAGAGTCACTCTGTCAGAGATTTAACCTCCACAGGGAGTCAGGACACGACAGGGTCATCAGCTAGGTTTGTTGTCTTGTTGTCCTGTGCGGGGGTTGACATCATACCAGGTGAAGCGCAGTCTGCTGACCAACTGTGTCACACCTTCTTCATTCATTGTCCAAATCCAGCTTAGGCAGAGTTTCCTGGCAGTGTAGAAAACACAGCTTAGTTGACACACATCACGCTGATAAGCCCTTCACCTTTAGAGAGACGGTCAGAAAGTGCTGTTTAAGAAAAGCTgccacatatatatatatctatatatctatatatatatatagatatatatctctatatatatatatatatctatatatctatatatatatatatatagatatatatctctatatatatatatatatatatatatatatagatatatagatatatagatatatctatatctatatctatatatctatatctatatatatctatatatatatctatatatatatatatatatctatatatatatatatatatatctatatatatatatctatatatatatatatctatatatatatctatatatatctatatatctatatatatatatatatattatatatatatatatatatatatatatatatataatatatatatatatatatatatatagatagatatatatatatatataatatatatatatatatatgtttgcatttgtgtgtttacaaactTCTCTTACCTTGGTGAGACATGAGTTTGGACCCATGGGTGGCCCCCGGGTGATGAGTGGGTCCTGGGACTCTTTGAGGTAAAAGCTCTGCACTATGAGAGACTTGGACGGGCTGCACTCCTCTCTCCACCACCACACAGCCATTCCCACCAGCAGCAAAGTGAGAAAcactgggaaacacacacacagacaagactTAAGTCACTTTCTAGAGCCTCTGCAGACCCGACCGCGGGCAGAGGACCCGACAGAGGGCAGAGGACCTGACAGAGGGCAGAGGACCCGACAGAGGGCAGAGGACCTGACAGAGGGCAGAGGACCCGACAGAGGGCAGAGGACCTGACAGAGGGCAGAGGACCCACCCTTACCTCCTCTGAGTGGACAAAACAGGTGGCTGCTATGACTGAATAAAGCTGAAATACGGAGAGGAGAGACTTTCCTAACCCCTAAATGTTTATActaataatacatttcatttgtaGAAATTCTCTTTATACTCGGAGACACTTCACATGATTTACTAGgtaaatatagtaaatatatacttaaacacacacagactgctccTATTTTAAAAGAGCCTCAAAAGCACAAGACTTTCTGAGTGTCTGTGGACAGGATGGtgaaaatatttatgtttttaaagttgaCTACTTAGAAAGTATTGCTTCATATAGGTTCTTTTAAGCCTTCAATAGTTTGTATTAACTTCTGCCTGAATCTCTGTGGGGAATCTGCTCAACTAGTGTACGATGATGCTGAACGTTTTATGGTTATGACTCATAGGGGAGTGACCATGTTGACATCAGTGTGCTGTGACATCATATGTATAGCCTCTAGCTTACAGTAGACATCTGAGTTAAATAAACTAGTGTTGAGAAGCAGCTAAATCAAACACGAGGGACAAAATTATATATCAGTAGTCATCTTgtataatatttaattatgaGTCACTGTTGCGTGAGCCCTGGTTGTGTGGTGTCCTGTCCTCTCTCGCTGCTACTCTTGCCTCCCAGTTCCCTCTGCCTGGTGCACACCTGGGTGCAATCAGCACTCGGGGACAGAGGGGGGGGATAAGAGGGGCGGAGagtgcgcacgcacgcacacgcacacgcacgcgcacacgcacgcgcgcacacacacacacacacacacacacacacacacacacacacacacacacacacacacacacacacacacacacacacacacacacacacacacacacacaccttctccaAGCAGGGTTCGTTCCTCCACACACAGTTAGGTGCGGTggggttttgttattttagtttgttATTTTGGGCTGGAGATTACCGGTAGCACCGGTCACGTTATTTGTTACAGCAAAACTAAGTACAGGTGGTTTTCCGCACTGCGGTAAAAAGATGATACTGGTTACACATTCTTACCGATAAGGGAGAGGATCCCGGTAAACGTGGGATCAGACAGAGTCGTTGCAGGCACGGTGCGAGAGATAGCAGGAAATGATTGAGacttattttgttgtgtttctgggAAAATGCAGCTGAACTCTGGGATGTCAGACAGCAGGTTGACAACACACTTATGCTGGCACATTGTCCCGGGACGTCCACACACAGATGGCCCTTAAAAACCAGCAGAATATGGTCAGTCCAGAGGAATCAGTGATGGTGAGGTGGCTGTAATCTGTTTATTTACCACACTTTTCATGAAGTGTGTGCCtaacacaaaaattaaaaaacaatcatgaAGCCAGTGCAGAAATTGCTGTTGTGTCGTACCATTTGGCTGAAGAACAGGCTGAGAGATGACCACACTGCCTGGCGAGGTAATATTTGTCAGCAGTACTTGAAGTTGGCGGCCATTGTGCTTGTTTGCTCGGCAGATGGAGCGTGTAACTTCTTCACTCCAATACACAAAACCCTGAATCAAAACAGAGAGACACTTAGCAGCAATCG
This genomic interval carries:
- the LOC130171163 gene encoding potassium voltage-gated channel subfamily V member 2-like, translated to MASEQAQLQRNLQNRRSTINYLSKGVEDNKTFPFSQEKTVKAWSSLENLDSPGIKAECPKAEERPKRQQSINVNVGGKVFHIPTQCVIKYPNTRIGSLALCRDRAKLLTLCDDYSVRKNEFFFDHDPAFFHHIYHFYTSGVLWIIREMCPINFEEEIAYWGLSMKDTQRCCSIMFEEKVDEVKDDLKVEKELMAEIEVNYNDDCFKDMIFGDLRKSLWNVVEDPYSSPLAKAFTVLSNLSLLFSVMAMTLSTVEELQIYRINGKTHMEWVEIITIVFFAFEYLIRLVSTPNIIMFFKSGLNFVDMVAVMPYLLQIIFTSFTDTGDVNGQEDLRVISQASNISHVLKGVKLMRVFRIFKLARHSTGMRAFGFTLRQCYQQASCLLLFIAMGIFTFSELMHSAERETEGSSISSIPDAWWWAAVSISTVGYGDVVPVTILGRIVAFCCISFGIILNGMPISFLFNKFSDYYAKLKAQEYNTSSVKRRVHLKKRLQRRMDMCYHPSEEDNSTVSHCECPH